The DNA segment GCTGCCCAGGGCCTTCTTAGGTCACAGGGACCTTCCTGACCATGTGCCCGCTTTCTGCTATTCCTTCTTTCATGCAGACCTGACAGACACTCCGGAGAGAAGAAATAATGTTCAAGCACCAGTTTGGACATTCTGCTTCCATCCATCATAGTACAGCAATAGATTACACATTCTCTTTCCAAGAGAAAGGGAAAGCCATGAGCACAACGTCCACTTTGTGCAGCCCATGGGGATGGGGTGTCTGGCAGGGAGCtggggtgtggggcaggggctgAGATTCCCAAGGAGCTCAAGAGAGGGAGAACATCCAGGTGCCCAGGCAGCAGCAGGGAACCTGAAGGCAGGGGTTTCGACAGACAGAACAAAGGACTTCGCTGATTCCCACACAACATCCCCCCTCACTTGTGCAGGCCCCAGGTTTGAAGACCAGCTCCTCTTGTCCCAGTGTGAACACATCCAGTGACCGTCCCCACTCCAGCCTCGTTAAGTATAGACAGGCACATGTGAGTCTCCAACAGTTAAATAAAAAGGACAGCAAAAAAGGCAAGGTCAGTATGATCAAACTGACAAGTCCTCTCCAGAGCAGCGAGCCCTAAGATCCCTTCCTCTTTCTGGCCCTGCATCAAGGAAGGGCCAGAATCCACAGTCCCAACAGTCCTGCGTTCAGTCAAtgaagcacattaaaaaaaattattattaggaACCTCAGAGAAGTATAAGATATTGCATCCATAGAAAGTAACATAATCTATGAAGGAAGAAGAGTTCAGAGATCTGTAAAGAAGGATTGAAATTCTCTTAAGATATACaactgttggccgggcacggaggctcatgcctgtaatcccacactttgggaggctgagacaggtggatcactggaggtcaggagttcgagaccagcctgaccaacatggtgaaaccccatctcaactaaaaatacagaattagccagcatggtggcacatgcctgtaatcccaggtacttgggaggctgaggcagaagaatcgcttgaacctgggaggcagacgtttcagtgagccgagatcgcgccattgcactccagcctgggcaacaagatcgaaactccgtctcaaaaaaaaaaaaaaaaaagatatacaactgttaaaacaaaaaaaatcagataacagAATTTAAGAAATACCCAAAACACACATGCAATTAAAAAGATACAAGATAAAAGGTAAATTCTCTGGGAGACTGGTCCCAGAGTTCCAACATCCAAATAACACTTGTGCTTTAAAGAGAGAGCTGAAAACATGGAAGCAGGAACCTATCAAAGATATTATCAAaggatattagaaaaaaatgcccAGAGCTTACAGGagaccttattattattattttttgagacagagcctcactctgtcacccaggctggagtgcagcggtccaatctcggctcactgcaacctccacctcctgggttcaagtgatttcctgcctcagcctcccatgtagctgggactacaggcgcacgccaccatgcccagctaatttttttatatttttgagtacagatggggtttcagcatattggccaggttggtctcgatgtcttgacctcatgatccgcctgcctcggcctcccaaagtgctgggattacaggcgtgagccactgcgcccagtcaggagaccttattttttaagattaaagTCTTAACAGCAAGATGAAGTAAAAAGACCCACACCTCGGACCCTCAGTGTGAAATTTCAGAACtttaagaccaaaaaaaagaaaaaaagaaaagaaaaaaagaatctaaaagcTCCAAGAAATTATGAGGGGTAAAAAGTATTTCAACTCAGAATTCCGTCCTTGCAAAATTGTTAACCAAACTTGAGAACAGACTAAAGACATTTTTCTAACAAATGAGGACTCGGATAATTTATCTTGCAGGCACTCTTTCTCGCAAAGTTAACTGAAACCGTTGGCAAACGAAACAAGGGAGTCAAATAAAGAAAGACCCAGACCTGAAATTCAGGACACCCTGGAGTAAACCCAGGGACACAGCATGGGAGCACTGTGGACAGTGGCTTCACTCCAGGCCTAGGGAGCTGCCACTTGGATGGGAAAAGGAAAATGGAGGGCCCCCAACAGTGAGTTTTTAGATGGGATGCTTCAAATGCTGGAAGATGTTAAAAATGTGATAAAAACAgacaatgtaaaaagaaaaaggaaaggcatGGAAAAgctccaagaagaaaaaaaagctgaagaGAAAAGATGTATATACCCATAGAATATTAAATATAGGtgaatttggctgggcacagtggctcacacctataatcccagcatttcgggaggctgaggtgagtggatcacttgaggtcaggagtttgagaccagtctggctaacatggtgaaaccccatctctactgaaaatacaaaaattttgccgggtgtggtggcaggtgcctgtagttccacctactcaggaggctgaggcaggagaattgcttgaacccaggaggcagaggtttcagtgagccaagattgtgccactgtactctagcctgggcgacagactaagactccatctcagaaaaaaaaaaaaagaaatttcatagaGCCAATTTCCTCCTTACAAAGTGAGAAATCACACGATTCTGGACAAAATATACATCTAAATACATATTCTTTAAATGATTTTACAGCTTCAGTAACTTAGAAACTAAAATCATGGGATCTCTACTACAGGTAAGGGGGGTGGACAAGTGGGGAGTCTAAGGAGCTCAGCCTCCTCTGCTGCACCCGGTGTTAACAGATAAATCAAGTGGACTGCAGTGGAGAGCAGAGGATGGCAGCTCCTTCCTTTCAACTTAACTCTTCCTCTCCAGtgatatgcatacacacatacacacccacccacccacacacacacacacactaaaataGATGAGAAATAATCTGGGATGTTTGTGGGAAGAGTCTTTGTTCTGGCTACATTGGTTCCAGGTCTAATGAAATACCATGGGTTCAAGCCATGTGGCCCTACCCACACTTCTATCCCCTCAAACAGGACCTGAGTAGTCACAGTGTCTGGTGCTGAAACTCATGGTCTGTCTGCAGTGGACCCACCTGTAGGGCTGGGATCTCCAAGCGTGGCAATGGACACAGCCACAGCGGTGTCTGCAGGGCCCATCATGAAGTCCAGCCCGTGGCTGTGGACCAGCTGCCCAGTCTGGAAGGAAACTTCCTTGGAGGACGCCAGTGCAAGAGACATCAGCCAAGATTCAGGGGCAGCCAGAGAGGGGTCCAGCATGTCATTGCCAGCAGCcagagggcagaggccagggccagggcagaAGACGGGGAGGGTGGCAGGATCATGGCCAGGCCCCTCCTGGTACATCTCGCCACCTGGCAGAGACCTGGGGGACATGGAGAACACTGTCTCTTGGTGGGCAGAGCCTCCCTCAGGGCAGGGCAAGAGGGAGCACAGGGTGCACAATGGTGCTCAAACAGCACTGGTGTGCAGTAGGAACTCAACTGGCTAGTATTAACTCAATGAAAATCAAAACGGACGAAGTACTAGAAACAAACCACAGGGACAGCTGGGTTTGTCTTTAGGTGGCCGGCCTGCATGTGTTTCTTTCTAAGTCTGTCCCCACATTATCCAAGACAGACATGAACTCAGGAGATGAGTCAGGCGGCAGGAGCACATGTGGGGTCAGAAGAAGCTGTCCCCCACCCTAGTCCCTGACGTGGGCTCCTTGCTGGTGGCTTCCCTCTCCCTGGGGTCTGACCTGATCCCAGTGTGGGGGTCCTGTCACCCCTATGCCTACTCCATGCCCCAGTCTCCACTTGAGGAAAGGGAACTGAATAAGTGAGATGATTCCATGGCTGTGGAGATGATAGTACCTGACATCCACTGGCTTTGAGACTGTCTCATCTGCAGGAAAGGCTGTGGCTAAGGCCAGTGGCTCCCATGGTCCTTGGGTGGTCTGTGGGGACTGTGGAGGCCCCTTTTCCTCACGTTCCTCTGAAAGTAATGAGATGGGAGGGGAGGCTTAGTGAGGCCCTGGTTCCCAGCCTCCTTCCCAGCAGGTATGAGCAGCCCTGCCGATGGAAAAGGTTGTTGCCATGGGGCCATCCCAATATTTTTGCTTCTTGTCCTATCTTTGGTGTGAACCAACGATCCCTAATTGCCAACCCAGGACACCCCAAATCCTGGTGCTTGGTTCACTTCTCAAACTGACTCACCAACTCCTCCTCTGGCCACATGAtaccctcctccccagcccagctCCTGGCCCGGCCACACAGTCACCTCGAAATGCAGAGGGGCAGCCACAGCCCAGCCTGTGCCAGTCTTGAGCCTCAGACCCTCAGACCCTGTGATCTTGCTCCCACAGAGGGACACCTGGAACCTACTGATTGGGGGAGGGCTACCCCTGTAACCAGCGTGGCTACCTAGGCCCGGCCCATCAGAAATCAGCTCCCCAACTACCAGGAGACTGGGGCCCTCGAGCCACTCACCTGACCACTGAGGCCTGTCCACAAACCCAGAGTCAACATGGGGGTTGCCTGAGGGCTGCAGGAGGTCAGGACCCCTCTCCCTTGCACCAGGGTCTTCAGCTGTGGCCTGCTGGGCTGGCTCCATGTGCTGGGGAAGGGCTCTTTGGCGGCGCCGGTAATTGGCAAACCAGTTGTACACCTGCTCAGGGGTCAAGCTTGTCTCCAATGCCAAGTTCTCCTGCCCCCAAACAACAACACTTCTAGCCCTGCTTCCATTCCCTGAGGACAGGGGGTGTGTAGAAGTGGCTCTGACAGCTCATTTACACCAAGAAAGGGGCTGAGAGTCCAGCCTAACCTCTCCAAGGACAGCAGGGAGCAGCGAGCATGAGCAGAACATGCAGGCCTCACCTCCCTGGGCTGATCCCCATGCCCTGAGCAGTGAGGCCAGGTCAGGCTGTCTGCACAGCCACACGTGCACGTCCCCCTGAGTGGGGCCCTTGCTAGGTCCACCCAGAAAACATGCCCGGGGCCACCCCAAGCCAGTGGAGGGAACCACACTGCCTGTGCCTGGCACAAACCCACTGTGCAGTGGAGAGCATGTCGGCCGGTGGATGCCTCGACCCATCGTCccggtgcctggcacacagtgggtgctgAGTGAGCAGCCGTGGGGCCACAGACACGATGTTATGACTCCATGTGAGAAAATGAAACCTTTCATGTGGCAGACAGGACAGTCTGCAGGGGCTGCCTCTCAACAAGGTCCCTGTCCAGAGGAGCGGCTGAAGCCAACAGCACCCTGGGGGATGGGGCCACTGAGGAGCCTGGGGTGGGGGTATCcccttgggggagggggaggcacCAGGCGGGGACCCCCTGGGTCCTGGTGTCTTCTATTCTTACCCTCTCAGTCTTGCTGGGGTTGGTGTTCACCCTCACAGCGAAATCGTGCAGCTTCTCACGCACCTCTCTGGGGAAGTTCCGGCTCTTCAGCCCCTCCGGGCAGAGGGAGGGGGGCGGAGGGTTCCTGGGTGAGGACAGTGAGGAGGTGGTAACAGACAGGACCCCTCCAAATCTGTTCCCTTCTCCAGGCCTGGCCCTTTGCAGAAGGTGACACTTCCTTCCCTGTGCCTCCTCCTGGGGGATGCCTCTCTGCCTCCAGTGAGTGAAAACTAGAGTCTCTCCCACAGACATGTACAAGCCCTGACATACACTGTTCCAGAACATCTATAGGCGGCTCTGAGGAGCACCCTCTGTGGGCCCTTGCAGTGCTCCTGGGCCCATGGAGCTCCCGTGGATGGCCCTCCTGGACATACACACAGGCATCCTCACCCATGGAGGCCTCGTGCACGGCCTTCCTGGACGTACTCACACACAGGTGTCCTCAGCCCACGGAGCTCCCGTGGATGGCCCTcccggacacacacacacacactgttgtCCTCAGGACTTGGCTGCCACCCTGTGTGTGCTTTCCCATGCAGTGCTTTCTGTTCATCGCTGGTTTCCAGGTATCAGCCCCATTCTTGCATGAGTCCTCTGAGGCTTGCAGCACTCACACCCCTGCCACCCTGCATGGCCACGTCAgctttctcccttcttctctcaccCCCAACACCTCCTCCCAAGACTCACTGTCCTTGGGTGATCTGGTTGTCATTTCACCAACATGTTCTCAGAAGAGAAGCATCACCTGTGCCCCCACCAAACCTGCCAGCCCTTCTGCACTCCCCAAATGCCTGTGGGGCCCCTGGTGAGGGGGGGCTCCAGCCGTGGCACCTGCTCATCCCTCACATCACTAAGAACGCTCCCCTGAACTAACTCCCTGCTTCCCACCATCAGAATTTCTTCTAGTAAGTCATTCTCATGAGCTACTAAGCTCTGTAAATTTCTCACCTCCAGTGGTTACCCCATGACTCTGCTCCCGTCCCAGCTGAACTTCTCAAACaatgatcttggatcactgccaCTGTCTCCCTGTCTCCGTGACACGCCTAGATCCCTGCACCTTACCACTAAAAGCACTTGCCCAGTTCACAAAATCCAAAGTTCATTTCTCAGCTCTCCTCTTAACTGGCACCTCCTCAGCCTCACTGGTTTCTGAACTCTGTGTACTTCTGGATTTCCTCTTCCTCTCACTGGCCATGTCTCAGCTAAATCTTCCTTATCCTCCTCTGGGCTGCAAAGTCCCAGAGGTCTGTCCCCTGAGCATAGAGGACCCCTCCTTTCTCTGTGCCCTACCAGGGTATCAGTGTCACTCACAGAGATGACAAAGGGACACATGTCTGAGAAGTGCTGGAGCTGGACACCGGGGGTGTTCCAGCTGGTTATGCTCCTCTCTAGTGCTGAGCTGATTTGAATATTTCATAAGAAAAAGATGACATATGCACCAATATTACTTGTCTATAGAAGACGTGTCATCCCAGTGCCTACTTGGACATCTAAAATGCGTCTCACACATCACGAATCCCAAAAGAACTCCATCCCCCTTCTCCAAACTTTTCCCCAGACCCTGTGCACCTCAGTGAAGGAACCCTCATGCCCCTGGTGGTTCCCACACAGGCCAAGAGCCCTGGAGTCTACTTCAGTCCTCTCTTTACCTCCTTCAATGTGTTCAGCCCACCAGCAAACCCCCCAGCTCCACCTCCAAAATCTACCCTGACACAACCCTGTCCACTTTCCCCAGCCACTATCCCAGCCCTGTGCCATGCCTGGAACCTCTTAGAAACTCCAGCATCTACTCCAGATCCCTGTATCTGCATCTGGTGTGACTCAGATGCCATCCCTTCCTGACACCCCCCGGGGACCATCAGCATGGTCATAACCCAAACCAGCAGCTACCATGGCTGCAGGCCCAATGTCCTCCTGCTGCTCATCAGCCTCTAAGGCAGGGTGGGTGAATCCATTCCACCACCTGCTTCTACAGTCACAGGCTAAGAATTGTTTTCACATGTTTCAAGGGCTGTGAACACATACACCCCGAAATATTTCCCATCTGGCCCTGAACACCAAGCTTCTCTGACCCCAAGTCTTTGAATGTGCTGCCCCTTCCTGGAAACTTCTGCGCACGTGGCTGGCACGTCACCACACTCAAGACTCTCCTCCAAGACTAGGACCAGCCTGCACTGACCACCCCATCTAAAGCAGCCAACCTCGCACAGCCCTCTTCTGAACCTATTCTCTGCATAGCACTTCTCACTCTCTGAATTATGTGATCTACTCTATTTCCTCGTCTGTCGGCCATTGTCCACATCCCAATGTCAGTTCCATGGAGGCAGAGCCTGGCCTTCATCCCCAGCACCTCCCAGAACCCAGCAGGCAGGGGACACTTAACAAACATGTCGACAAGATgacaagatgacaccactgcactctggagGGCTGCCAGCATGCCCACGGAGGGCTACAGTCACATCCCCTGAAGACCCCACAGCTGATTTACTGCAGGGCTTCTGACGACTTGTCTTACTGTGTCACTCTGTTTGATGGGTACCACACAAGAACATTCTCTGGGCCAAAAAGGTACCCAGGTCTTCTTCCTCCAGCGACCAGTGTTCTTACCGACCAGGCCCTGTGGCTCAGGAATCTTTCATGACTTGGGCTGTCAGGAGTCCACAGCAAGATCTACAGCCCTTTCCTGACCAGTGGAGAGCACCTGAGATGAAGAGTAAAGGctaccaggagtttgagaccagcctgggaaacacagcaagaccctgtctctacaaaaaattaaaacttagccggtcatggtggtcacagctacttggggggctgaggtgggaggatcgcttgagcccgggaagttgaggctgcagtgagttgtgacgGTGCCACTGCATGCTCgtctgggcaatggagcaagaccctgtttgaattttttttaaaggctccaATTTCTCAGTGTCTGGGCTAGAGTCCTGGCTTTGCACCTCTCTCTTGTGTGGAACCTCAGGTTACCCTTTctgtgcctccgtttcctcatccgTAAGTGGTGATGATGGCgataataataattactagtAGTAACATAGATTTAGTGCTGATAATGGCGGCGATGACAAGGACTACCACTTATTTAGTGCCTATCATGTGCCTGGTACTGTTCTGAGCACCTGGCGTGTAACTCGTGCTAACACTGGCAACATTCTCACTCTCACTTCTTTGAAAGCCCTTGCAGCCCCTCAGTGGCCACCCAGAGCCCAGATGTGGGGATTAGATGACCTGGGGACACATGCTGTGCCGCTCCCACCTGCCTTCCACCTCCACTGTTCCTGGCCCAAGGGCCCCCTTTCTGGCCAGTCCCTGGGTGGATGCTGGGCGGAGATGATCAGGATGCCCACCTCCTGGCCTTAGCCTCAGTCACCCTGCGGTCAGCCATCCATTTCCAGCCAGCAGCTGACTGAAGCAGCTGGTGGAGAGTGCAGCTCAGTGACCAGCATCCAGCACAGGTGTGACCCACACTGAAGCCATGTTATGCTGACTACACTGTGACTATTACTGCTCTGCTGGACACTTCCCGTCCGCACCTCCTCACCTCTACTTTGCTTCAGCCCCTCTGGGGTTTGCACGGTCCGTCTAATCCCTCGGGATCCCCATTAAATATGCACAAGTAAAGGCTTCTGGGTTACCTCTTCCTGCAGCGGAACTTCTGCACCGGGGTGAGCGCAGCCACGCCCAGCCTCCTCATGACCAGATGGTAGTGGATGTCGTTCCAGAGCTGCACCAGCTCCTGGCTGCCTCCTGGCACCTGGCACCCCTGCCAAGAAGAGTGTACTGAGCCCTGGCCACCTGCCCATCCTGGAACACTGCTGGGACCTGCGTCTGCCATCCCAAACCGACTCAGCCTTGGGGAAGGCAGTGATGGGAAGAGCAGggttctgggttcaaatccactGATTTTGCAAAGTGCCAGTGTGGCCACGCAATGCAGGCGTGAGTCAGACGGCCCCTGCTCCATTCTCAGCAGGCTCAGCGGTATGACCCTAGGCCTGCCAGGTCACCTCACAGACTTTGGGCAGATGCACTCACATCAGTCTGCCTTTAAACCTTCAACCCTCCCCAAAACACAAGATGAGCACAGCTCCCAGATGTACCTCAAAGGTAAGGCACACGTGGCAAGGGAAAGTCCAATAATTCTCTTTTGGCCAACAGCAAAGGAGAGGTGGAGCAGTGGTTATAACCACGTGGTGTGATCTGAGGGCCTGATGTGTGATTCAAGTCTTATGTGAAAGACCTTTGTCTCCCAGCAGTAGTACTGACCCCTCGGGTACTTGGCACATTCTAAGGTGAGGGGGATGAAGGGGTCCCGTCCACGTAACCAGACTTTGCTGATGATGGAAGATGCCTGGTGCTGGTCTCCCGTGATTCCTGTGTGGCTCCCATAATTTCCTCAATTCCAATCATCTGCCACAGGAGTGATCCCTGTGGCCCCACACTGGCCTTTAACTACAGTGTTGCCTGGACCATCCTGGCAAGGGAGGTGCTGAGAATCATTCAGCTTTCTCTCTGAGGCATCAGAGAGGCCCAGTCTTGCTCAGCAGTGACCCCACAGAGCCGATGGCTCTGTGCCCCCATCTCCTCTCAGCACGCAGCCTTCAGGGAACCTGCATGGGAACCTCCCCCTGCCCTGACTTGGGGGCAGGACTGGGCAGGAACACCCTGCACAGGCTGGGGTTGCTGCCCGTTCTTGACGTGGTGGTCCCTTCATGCCTCCCAGGTCTCAGCCACAAGTCACCTCCTCAGACATACTCATGGGTCACCCTGACTGAGCTTCTAATTCCTCTCCAGGGGGTTTTCATCACTGATGCCAGCGGTTGCCTTCACCGCAGTTGTTACAACTCTAACTCTGCACTCCCTCGTTtgtttacttcatttattttgacaGATTTGAAAGACCTTGAGCCCTGCTAGGTTCTAGGTGTCATGCTGTGTGTTAGCCAATCTTGCAGTGAGAAAGGCTGTGGCGGCCCTGCCTTGTGGGCCTTCAGTGCAGTAAGGGAGGCAGATGGAAGGCACAGTGACAaaccaccttctttttttttttttttttttgagacggagtctcgctctgtcgcccaggctggagtgtagtggctggatctcagctcactgcaagctccgcctcccctcagcctcccaagtagctgggactacaggcgcccaccacctcgcccagctagttttttgtattttttagtagagacggggtttcactgtgttagccaggatggtctcgatctcctgacctcgtgatccacctgtctcagcctcccaaagtgctgggattacaggcttgagccaccgcgcccagccgacaaACCACCTTCTAGTTACAAACACAAGAAGGGACAGAAAAGGATAATGAGGGGGCAATACTGGAGCGTGAGGGAGACACCACCTCCATGGGCTGCCATTTAAAGTAGAAACCAGAAGGGTAGGAAGGCACCAGCCACACGGAGAGCCAGGCGCCAGCCTCTAACAGAGGGAAAGACACCTGCAAAGGCCTTGGGACAGGGAAATATCTCGGGAGTTGGAATGGCAAGGAGACTGGTATGGCCActgcagaggaggctgggaggagccAGAGGTGAGAGGACGGCAGCAGGCTCAGGCCCCGGCTCTGGGAGCCACTGCTCAGGGGCACACCATGACACCATCTGCATTGTAAAAActccctctggctgctgtgtgaacaggtggaggagcaggaggacaCCACACTAGCTTGGTGGAGGGGGGGGTGGGGTTGGAAGGAACTGAGTATCTTGAAGGTAAACTCACAATGAATTATGCATGAACTGTATTACAGggtcaaagaaaggaaaaataggcATTCAAATTCCTTTTTGGAAACCCTTTGGACCACACGTTTTCTGCAATTCAGAATTTTTCAGATTTCAGCAAGTAACACAGGCATCCGGCACATGACATGCACCACTCAGCACCACCTGGGGCAGTGTCCTGTCATCAAGCATACAAAACGTTCAGTGGTCACATTAGTTGGAATAATAAACACTGTAAATAGCTTCAGATCAGCACAGGTCAGGTTCAATGCCTAATGCGTTGAGGTTGAAGGTACCAGCAGGTGAGTGACAAAGacacttttgtttttcagagttctCCAATGCAGCCAGGGAATGAGAGGGGGTCTGTCTGAATGCCTTGCTAAGATGTTGGCTCTCCAAAGGCAGGACTGCATTTTATTCACTCACTTTGTTGGCATCATGCCTGTCACAGATCACCACTCAATAGGGATTTGACGAATGAGTAGTTTTAACTCAGATTACCAAACTAGTTAGAGTTCAGTAACATGAGAGTGGACTAAGCTTATATAAAATCCGCCTCCCACGTTTTTCCAAGGCCTGGGGTTGGACCTCCAGCCAACGGGTTCCTACTAACTCCCGGGTATTACTGCAGTGCCTGGCATGGGTGGAGGCTGCCTGGAGAAGTTGCTACTTCTCTCTGTACCCCACGCCTGTAGCCCAGGCCTACCTCTAGGAGCCGGCAAGCtgcctgctgctgctcctgctggtCCAGGACACGAGCACACGCCAGGGCCACATCTGCATTGTCCAGCAGGTGCAGGCGGAGGGGGCTGTCCAGAATGGCTGCGACCAAAGGCTGCACTTGGGCAAGGTCATCCTGGAAATCTCGGCACAGTCTGCCTGCAAGGGTTACCAGCTCTGCTGGGGGTGCGTGGGTGTCCTCATGCTCCTTCAGCAGAGTCAGGAAGCTCTGCATCCTGTGCTGGGTCGTGGCCACTCTGCCAACACAGAGAACAGTCACAGGAATGGCCAACACTGACCATGTCCTTTCCATCAATCGCCCAACCCACTCTGCAAAGCAGGTGATGCCACGGCTCGTGAGCCATGGACACTTGTAGAGTAGGAATAAGACCTCACACATTCCGAGAGAGGGCACCACCATAGCAGACATCCTCTAGAATTTCCTTCTAATCCCCAAAATACTTTAGTCCTTAACAAACACGGCTGTGCACCAAGCACTGGGCTGGGTACTGTCTGCAACAGCTCCTCCACTTCTCTGAACCTTCCACCTGGCACCCTGGTCCACAGCCCACCCTGTTCCTCTCAGCTCTGCTTGCCCTTCCTTTCCTCCACGCTGTCATACACGTCATGATTATGTTTCATCTCACTCCTTCTCTGGGCTCAGTAGGGTAGGGACCTTGTGTGCAGGGGTCACCAGTAGATGCCAAGGCCTTCCATCTGAATCCACATACATGCACTTGTTTTAACAGCAGAAACTGCTTATGCCAATACTTAATCCAAACAGTGTCAAAGACACACTTCGCAATCACACGCTTGGTCCTGCATCCACACAGGAGGAACCTTGACTTGTTCTAACGGGGCCTCACCTGAGGACATTTAGGCAGCTGCCAGTGACTGCTTTTCCCAACATAAAACCTTTCCCAATCGATCTTACTTCTGCGGAATACACTGTTATTCCAAAAAGTTTGTAAACCCTCACGCCTCAAAGAACCAGCTAGGCTGTGCGCTCCCTGGCGAGGGGTTCTTTCTGCCTGCATCATCTCCCGTGCCCGCCAAGGGACACGACCTCGTCTACTCCACCCTTCCTGGGCTCTAGCGCCATCTCACCCAGGTCCCGAGTCAGGGCTCTGCGTTTCCAGCTGCCACAGTGGGCAGGAGGCCCTGGAGCCGGGGTCCCTTGGGGGAACAGAGGCTGCAGAGGCCTtggaggagggcagaggaggcTCCCAGGCCTGGGTTTCCTGCAACGCCAACCCCCACCGGCTCTGGGAGGGGCGGGGTTCCTGCCATTTCAGGAAGGAAAAAGGTTCCCGTGGGGTACCTTGGCCTGTCCGCCCAGTGCCCTGAGGGGCACCCGGCTccggctggaggggaagggtcgCGGGAGGTGGCTCTGCGTGGCTCCCTGACTGTGGCGGGACCCCCCCCTCCATGGCCCCCGCCTCCCTACCTTTCTGGCGCGCGGCTCCCTGAGGCCGAAACTGCTGCCTGGGGCTCCAGCCCGGGAGGCTCCGCCCTCAGCCTCACCCCGGCCCCCGCGCCCCCCTCACCCTCCGGGGGCCCCCTTACCCTCAGGGACTCCTGCCCTCGTGCCCCTCACCCTCCAGGACCCCTCTGCCCGCGCGTCCCTCACCCTCCCGGACCCTCCCCTGCCCGAGCGCCCCTCACCCTCCGGGACCCCTTCAGCCCTGGCGCACGTGCTTGGCGCGCACCCGGGGCTGGCGAGGAGGCGCGGGGCAGCGCAGAAGGTGCGGGTGCTACAAAGTATCCAGGCCGCGGCCAATCCCCGCGAGGCCCCGCCCACAAGCCGTCCCGGGGACCCGagcccctcagcctcccggacAACCGCG comes from the Macaca mulatta isolate MMU2019108-1 chromosome 11, T2T-MMU8v2.0, whole genome shotgun sequence genome and includes:
- the ANHX gene encoding anomalous homeobox protein codes for the protein MQSFLTLLKEHEDTHAPPAELVTLAGRLCRDFQDDLAQVQPLVAAILDSPLRLHLLDNADVALACARVLDQQEQQQAACRLLEGCQVPGGSQELVQLWNDIHYHLVMRRLGVAALTPVQKFRCRKRNPPPPSLCPEGLKSRNFPREVREKLHDFAVRVNTNPSKTERENLALETSLTPEQVYNWFANYRRRQRALPQHMEPAQQATAEDPGARERGPDLLQPSGNPHVDSGFVDRPQWSEEREEKGPPQSPQTTQGPWEPLALATAFPADETVSKPVDVRSLPGGEMYQEGPGHDPATLPVFCPGPGLCPLAAGNDMLDPSLAAPESWLMSLALASSKEVSFQTGQLVHSHGLDFMMGPADTAVAVSIATLGDPSPTGFAGPPSGYPQSMQLEEGLGTSGGQTELRVGSLLVTQPPLQAPEFILTQSPLELAPAPPAFPGPVSAMELSQALPSSQVQCSNSQASGDAFWGARMLLEFSGSSLG